The window aataataatcaaaattttttgtttctgataattgaaattaattttttaaatgattaactaAGACAAGTTTAacagttttgattaatttttaggatattagtagtattattgtattactaggtagcagtggcggctcgcatataggcattgtggaactgcagcaccccctatttccatttaatataatgagtccctttttcttaaattctttctttacacttgtataatatataatccttaagctaaTGTTAGtaaccatcccccagtttatgaaaaagatacaaaaatctttgtatggaactgtgtgcttcacagttccagcagtgtggtgtTTCGCTGTTGTGCGGATGCACACAAGGGAGAGAGAGTACTGTCGCTCCTGCAGTTCCGACCttggcatgctggtggaaggtagtgtTTTTTacgtgtgttgtgcttaaaaccgtgtaccgtattcttgaatgtgataaagtgtagaattagattattatcctgcttccagctattctatttgattcatttttattcggttcttttattttacagaaaactttgcATCCCCAAGAAATAAGTTCTGTGACTGTACGTGAACTTCAACAGCTTAAGTTTTCACAGCTGTCTCTCCATGAGAAAGTTATAGTTAAGAAAAGAGGTCGTTCAACACCTGATCTTCTTATATCTCAGCCAGGCATAAGCAACAAGAAGAAATATATTCGTAGCTTCAATTCTGAATGGTACCAACAGAAAAGTTGGCTTTGCGGCTGTGAAGTAAAAAATGCACTGTTTTGCTTCCCGTGTTTGCTGTTTGGAGGTGATGTAACGTGGACAAAAGATGgttttagaaatataaacaaaatgaaagaaaaaactgaaaagcaTGAGAAGTCAAAGAAGCACGTTGATAATGTACTTTCACTGTCACTTTTAGAAACCGTAAGTATTAAAGAGAAACTTAGTGAGGCATACAGACTTTCAATCAGTGAGCATAatgtaaaggttaaaaagaaCCGTGAAATTTTGTCCAAAGTAATAGACTGCATTTTCTATTGTGGAAACTTTGAAACTCCCTTACATGTACATGATGAAAAAGACGATTCAGTAAATCCATGGGTATTTAGAGGATTAGTAAATTTTGCATCTAAATTAGATTCAGATTTGAAGAATCACTTAGAAGCCAGTGAAGTCTTCAAAGGTGTTTCTGAGACCATTCAGAATGAGATACTTGACTGCCTGTTACAGATATACCATGAGGAGATAAGGACGGAAATTAGAAAAGCTTCCTTTGTAGCTATCATGGCTGATGACACAACAGATGTTTCAGAACACACTCAAATGGTCCTTGTCCTACGGTATGTATTGAATGGAGAAATATTTGAGCGTTTTTGGGGATTCTTTATTCCAGAAAATCAAACTGCAGATGGCATATCAAAATGTGTTTTAGAACAATTGGACATAATCCTTCAAGGAAATGAACAAAAACTGATAGCTCAGACATTTGATGGTGCAAATGTCATGAAAGGCAAAAAAGCAGGAGTTCAAGCAAAAATAAAAGCAGTTTATAGTAATGCACATTTCATTCACTGTTATGCACatcaacttaatttaataatgagaAATGCAGCAAGTATTGCGCGAAACGCAAGAATATTTTTCTCTAACATTCTGGCTATTCCAACATTCTTCTCAAGATCACCGCAACGTGTGGCCATTCTCAAGAAACATATGAATCTCAGCATTCCACATCCATCCTCTACAAGTTGGGACTTCGACATACAGACCATAAACAGAGTTCATGAAAATTTGCAACCTTTAAAAAACTGCCTTACTGAAATTCAGTCAACATCAAATGCAGATCAAACCATTGCAGAAGCAACAGGAATTTTGAAATACCTGAATGATGATAATTTCAAGTTTTGGTTAGAGCTTTTTCATCAGATTATGCCTCatgttgaaataatttacaaCCAAATGCAGTCTCAAAAAATTAGTGTGTTTAAAGTTaatgaatatataacaaatttccaAACTGCTATTTTAGAATTAAGAAACTCAAAGTACTGTGAGAATCCTTCTAAGGTACTCATGGCAGAAGCTAAGGAAGTGTGTGACTGGTTGTGTGTTGATATAATGGACAGATATTCTTCCACTAAACACTTAGCAGctgcaaaattatttaacaagaaaTGGTTCACTAGTTTTAAGAATAAACATCCTACAGAAGAAATAGTACTGACTGCTGAATCATATCCCATGATCGACAAAGAAAAGCTTGAAACTGAACTTAAAGTATTCTATTGTAGATCTGATATTCATGAGTATTGCACGTTGTTTGAGCTGCTGAAATTTATCTTGGAAAATAATCTAGGTGATGTTCTTGGTGAAATTACGAAACTGATAAATATCCTCTTGACAGTACCCATGACTACATCAGAGACAGAACGCTGCTTTTCAACATTGAAAAGAATAAGAACTTTTCTAAAAAGCAATATGAATTCGGAAAGATTAAATGCGCTTTCAGTGCtttcaatggaaaaaaatttcctCAGTTGCCATCTAGAGATCAAGGAGAAAATTATTGATCTTTTTGCCCAAATTAAAACGAGAAGAAtggatttcatttataaatgagtAGATCAAGCTTCAACTGTAACAATTTAGGTTAAAGTAAGGAAAAAATGtgtgattttgttattttaggattttatgaagtttctgaataaatttttttttatacatgtttgtttccttttacacaattttaaaacaggCTAACATTTTTCTGGAGCagctaattttagctacgagccgccactctTAGGTAGAATTATTACATTAGTTTCGCCGAGTTAATCATTTTAAATCGATTTGTAAGGTGCTTTTAGGCTGTTTCATCACAAGATTGTATATTCATCCGGCGCACTGTGTAGTAAAAATGTGTGTTTGTAGTGCACGTgctgcttgtaaattattttattgtttggtgAGGGGTGGCGTATGAGCTGCGCGAACTCTTAGTTATCTTGATCCACTTAGGAGAGTTTCGGCCAGCAGACAGGAATACAGAGAGCAAACCTTTATCTACAATTGTAGTTTAAGAACACTCGGCCCCATAATTTCGTCAAAGCTTCTTATGcctctaatatattaattttagtagcTAATCATAAAACTACTTTAGTAAAACAAAGTTTGTGTTGACTATGTATAGTTTTAGTTCTATATTTAGCTGTATGATAGTAGATGGTGATATTagttcatgattatttttatttccaacgtACACAATTAACAACGCCACGTAAATCAAACATATTAAAAGACATACGCTCTAAATCATCTCATAAATCTTACTTCATTTGATGTCAGTGGAATCACTTTTTTCAGCGAAATAACAAACAAGTCATTACAAAATATGATCATGATGCTTATAGTAATGtaagaaattaacttattaaaaaaccaacACCTTACCGTAATTTCAGAATTAATCACGTTATAAATATTACTCAATTTGgttcgataaataatttttactagattCACTTAACACATTACCTaacacacaaaatatttaatttctttacaagttATATTATTTCTTCAACTCCACTCTGTATGTCCTACTCGTCATCACTGTAAATTGAAATCGGTTTCatgtaagttaataataaaacgcCCGGAAATTTCGTTCTAATATCGGTTCAAGTTCTAAATAGTTTATCTCACAGTTTTGCAAACTGCCTCCAGATCTTTACATTATCTCTAAATTTTTCTTTCGACAGTTCtattgttttcaaaattgaatattaCACATTTGGGCAATTTTTAACACATGCCCACACATTCTCAATAGCATTTAAATCGGGATGATAAGGTTGTAGTCTGACATGGCCTTTTTCAGCAACGAatttattttgtacgttttaGGTCGCAGTTTATGAAGTTTTATCAGTGTATACAATTCAGGTTTGAACATTTCACGTGAAAATTGTATCTTGTTTTTAATGAGCCAgccgattatattttttttttaaactctaattAGGGGCTGGTTTTATTTGAACATTGTGAGACGCAAcccatttttgaaagttattaaaattcatatcgtCTTGGTAATCGCCCGTTTTTTGATCCGATTTAAATATTAGGAGAGCATTTTCGATAAAACCGTCTTCTCTTTCTGCATTAATTATCCTCGATTCCCCTTAGAAACGGGAACTTTCAGCCTTTCTGAAGAACCATCGGTCCTTGCTTGATCCTCCTTGCTTGAAAAATATGTAGGTTTCATCTACGTATATAATTGGACAATTTTCTTCTCTGTACTGCGTACGGAGCGCAgttaatgcaacattttatctCTTATATCGTCATTCTCgatcaaaatttttctgtttctatCCTTTTTCTACAGGAAGCCTACATTATTCATGATTACACGAAAAGCCCAAATGCCTCCTTCAAACGTTATTTCCTCTTTTTACTAATGGTAAAAGTTTCATTAGAGAGGGGCGTTCTCCATGCCTTAAGTGAAACTCATTCACCTTGTTGAAATCGCCCAGGTGCAAGGGCGTTCGCAAGAGTGATTACCGGATTTGAACCCCCACCCCTTGAAGGGTTggtactttttaatattaggcctatataaaataaacatactctaaatttacacatatatatttcagtatctttttaaaaatccatcgtATTCTCTCCTCTAATTTCTCACTGTCAGAGTAAAAACATCTGTCGACATAAGATCCAAGCCGCCGCCCTTgcttcttcaataatttaatccTCGTACTCGGAGGTGCGGCACGTACAGTACATCACTCAACGTGCGACACAGTAGCCGTCTGAGAAGGAGGCAGTGCTCTTACTGGCGCGGTGGGTGTCAAAGCCTATACCCCTCCTCGTCTACTGAAAGAGAGGAAAGATCATCAAAGCCGTGCCGCTTATTAAGAAGGTACGATAATAATACCGACCTTGTGATAAAATAAGGCCAACACCATATAAACTTACTTGTGAAACATATTGTCGGGACAGCTCTGCAGTAGCGGCAGTGCACTTATGAAATACTGTACATTGTCGAGCGGTATTCACTTGCTAGTTTGTGTTCAGATTTTGTTGTGGAACGTTCTTTTAACGTTTTGTGCATTTCGCAgtccatatttttaaatagaaacttcaCAGTATTGTTCCGTATTCTTTAATATGTCTAAGCGAtctgaaagtttaattttacaattttttagcaaAACATCGTGTGCCGTTAGTGATTTTTGTAACTTTAGTGAAAATTTCACATTACCAAATATTTCTTCGCTGCCGCAACGTGACGATGCTGTCACAAATGTTTTCCCCGAAACTAGTTTCACACACCCCTGTGAAAACTCTGCATTGAATGTACATCGACATCACTCAATAATGTTGACGTGTCCGCTGAATCATTTAGAAGTGATAAGTGTATTGTTCTAGTTCCGGAAGCTTCAACATCTTCAAGTTCCAGTGAACCACACGCTTATGATATTTGAGTTTACGTAGAAAAAGActtatctaatgaaaaaaaaacatgtcttgGACAATATCTGGGAACCAAATTCAGAGTTTGTTTTTCCAACAAAATGAAATGAATCTGCGATTTCAGATTAAATGGCTTTACCACTGGAATTGGCTTACATATTCCAAATTTAAGGgagagagtttttttaatttttgctccaAAAATTAGTGTTGAATCTGGCAAGCAACCCTTAGGTTAACTTGGTAGTGAGAAATTTGACAACTGGAAGGATGCCGTCGAGATGATTTCAGAGCACGAGAAGTGGCTTTATCACAAAGAAAGTATATTGCAACAAATCAAAAGAAACTGGAGAACAGGAAAAAACTTATTCCTATTATTGAGAATATTTTGTTCTACGGGAAACAATGTATCGTTCTGCGACGCCACAGGGATTTGGGATGATTAGAGGTTGAAGTCGACcaagaactaaaagaaaattatggtaaTTTCAGAGCAATTCTTCGATTTCGAAGTAAGACTgagactgtattaaaaaatatgttgaccTGTAGTGTTGGAAATGCGCAGAACACCAGTCCTGgaatacagaatgaaataatttaaagtgtGCAACGACCTGATTGTTCGAAAAATCGTGAAAGAACTTAATGCCTACAGTTGCGTCTCTATTCTCGCCGATGAGATGTCAGACATATCAGGCTTGGAATAATTATCACTGTATGTTCGTTATGTTGATAGAGAAAATTTCACTGTGATGGAAAAAGTTGTACcattatacgaggtgcgacaataaagtaatgagactgatttttctttgcaagatgtggcaaccctgcagcttgcgtaggcacaccatcttttaCCTTGGTCtgtaagctacttctagtccaagcggcacattgatgcaactgctcagtcgtgagttgtgctgtagtaagtgaacacgtgtttgtgtccctcgtcacagctttttggacatcttgtgttgtttgaaaatggtgtcccttgaccgccattttgactcttggaaatagataaaagtcgcacggagcgatatctggtgaataaggtggctgtggtagtactgaaatttgttttgaggttaaaaattgctgtactgacagcagtatgggatggcgcattatcgtgatgcagaatccaattatcagtaATGTtagcacggacacgaagaactcgtttacgaagtctttctaaaatttctttgtagaaatattggtcaactgtttgtccaggaggcacccactctttctAAACagttcccttggaatcgaagaagcacacaagcatgcatttcacttttgactttgatatgcgagctttttttggtctgggtgatccctttgagcaccatcgcgaactttggcgttttgtctctggatcgtattgaaaaaaaccaaccttcatcaccagtgataacacggctcaacaaatctggattgatttccgtttcctctaacagatcggctgccacatttttccgtgtttctcgctgttgttgtgagATTTTTGgagaccatttttgcacaaatatttctcataccaagatcttcagttaatattagacgaaccgtttctcgattgatgttgagttcttctgcaatcatttttacggataatcttcgatcagatcgtacgatttcccgcaccctggtcaagttgacatctgtccgtgaggttgatggtcgtccactgcggtcttcatcttcaacattcgttctgccttcactaaatattttatgccaccgaaaaacttgagctcttgccataacctcctctccaaaagccttctgaagcttaccgtaagttgtcgtcgcgttttcacccgatttaacgcaaaaagaaatggcataccattCACTCAGCGAGTTTGATTTCctgatttggcgacattccttggccagggcgttcacctgatctggctctttgtgattttttttctgtgggggtatctgAAACATAAattcttcagtagtcgaccacagtcaattgcagaactcaaggaggccattcaacgagaaattgaagcagttccacaagtgatgattgagcgagcaatgtcaaattttagaatgaggttgaACGAGTGTGTGaggaataatggaaaatatttggacgacataatattcaaattaaaaaaaatctatgtaagtaattcactataaattgcaaaaaatgatcTTAATTcgatatattaaatgtttcaatagtacgaaacacagtttattatccctcaaaaatcgtcaggtttatatgccggaccctgtacaaaatgaaatagatgttaataaaaaaaaaaattgtaacctaaggctatgaaaaaataaattatagaaaattttattagagtatttatgaatgtgttatattcgaacattgtaaaataaatatatcgtatGCCACTGCCCAGGTCAGTTCTCAGTTTCTTCTTTCGCCGTTTTTTACTACTGAATTCACTTCCATTAGTTTCGTGTTGTTCTTGTTACTTTAAAATGCGCTGAAGGTATCTAACGGATACACCGGTCGCTTTACAAACACGTCTgaacttgttaaaattttttgcGTGTCCTTCTTCGGCTTCTTTCTTCATAGAGTTGTAAATATGAAGAATAACTGCTCGAGTCTAACTTTTGATAATCCTCTTTCCTCCAATTTTTCCGACATTTTGGGTTTATGTTTACAATACAATAAGTTAAATttacgaataattaaaataaagttgattaaaagataacttttccttaatactaacaatattaataacaataataacagctGCGAAAAAAGGTCGATTATGTAAGTATTAAATCCACTTGTTGGTTATAAAAAACGTATAGAATGTTCCCAGAAAAGTGCTTAAAGACGATGTTTTACGCTCAGAGTTCTGATATCTACTGATTTGTTTACCCCCACCACAAACTATTGCTACGGCGCACCCAAATTAAATCTGCCACCATTGAATAAGCTATAACACGTATTAAAATTGGAGGAATTTAGTTACATCCCATTGGTACTCTGTATTTACTCGTGTGattggttgtttttttgttttttttttttggaaaaatatactataaataaatgccaaaattggcttttattttaattctattatattagtAAACATACTAAACCAATCCGATAACCCTTTTAATTTAAAGGTATTCCAAAATTAgtcgattaattattatttgtttgtttcattgtTTGAACGGGATTACACGTGAAcgacacaaatttttttatgaaaacgttaagaataaatttattttaaatggagtAGCAATTTACGTTTCTTAGATAGAACTGCCTGCAATTTCTTCAATTGAACTGTCAACAATCGGATGTCCTcgatgaaaaataagtttttggcatttactttgaattaaataataaagcaattcAATATCTTCGTTGATCAAATTATTCCGCAGTCAATTTCAAAATATACtgttatgaaataattgttttacaaattatttctgtgaataatgaaatcatgaaaaactCAGTTTCATACTCTTTGTTCCAATGAACGTGGATGTTTAAGTAGGTTTTAATGAAATgtgaatcatttttaaatgaacagaaaGTTTATCAATTAATAGTCAAATTCTAAAAGTATTCCACGTTCAGAAAATATAcaaggtaattattattaaatattatataatattattttctcccTTACTTATTGAAAGGGATGGAAGAAACCTGCTGACTTTAATGTAATGAACCCAAGTTAATAATTTCCACTACACTTGTttcattacaacaaattaaaaaaatgtgaattattgaaatattttctaagaaagaATGGcaatataaaagtaaacataattagTTTCAGAACCAATCTCAAATCAACATATACATTTTAAGGTGACCGACActgtaattagttataaattgccaatatttaaaaaaataattatttttacttgtaaaagaagtacataattaattttcagaatcgaaatttttcatttttatgtcctCTCAATTctaacattaatttagtttttcagaaaccttattttttgttatcttttttttatcattgagaAAATAGCTGAAAGTTAAAACAGATCTTGAAAGTTTACTTTCAACTTGGAAGTTTAACAAATGTTGAATCTGTACACAGAATTCAAATTACTCTAGCTAGCTATATGCGTTTGTTCTGGTTTATAACTatctattaaattcaaaattacttgCACATCAGAACTGTGAGATCAGAAATAACCTTACATCCTTCTATAAACCTCACAAATTCTAGCATACAATGGATTCTGCATACATAAACATAAGTTTGAGCTGTGGATTCTGTTTAGCacgtacttatttatgttttctgCAATAATTCAAACTTAAAAGGCTGTAATGTTGCCCTAAAAGTTAGCTCTAGATCAGTTGGTCTCTGGTCTGATTCCTGGTAAAAGTactgcataaaattattatttcatcccCATCACCATCTCTAAAACTTTGTGCGCTATATTGTACACATGATcgtaataaaaaccaaaataagaaaatcttggttgtaaaaatatgaataatgaaaACTTGATTTTAACCAGAGTACTACATCACAGAACTGCTACAATATCTGAAAGTCAATGTTACTAAAATCCAATCAGAGTGACAGTTTGGTGTTTCAATTCCTTTTCAAACATGATCAGAAACAAGTGATAATCCATGTTTCTTTTTAACTATTAGACtacttctaaaaatttttttctcctacTGACTGAAGATTGTTGTAATAAAGTCAATAATTTCAGCAGAAAatgatacattaatttattgctttatataAACTGTTCTGCTTTTTCTTATGGCTGTAACATGTAAAAAGGAACTGAACTACAGGAGGCGTCAATCAGTATTGCTTTCTCTGGAAGTGATGTTAACTCAACTAATAGTTTATGCAGATCAAAACCTTAAAAAGATCATGTCtggaataatatttctttctataataCTGTTgggtaaaattactttataaattgtttttttttttttcatttattttgcgcTTCCTCAAAATGATACAATGTAATGGGACATTGCATCCTAGTTTTGCAGTGgccaaaataatgtttattgtaaCAGCGgcagaaataaaatcttataattactgaaatgaaatatatcatGAATGTACTATTTGGTAGTTATATTAAAACTTCCTTGAAGAATCCtcagtaaaccaaaaaaaaagaaagtaatagttTACAAATTCCGCACAAACAATTTAAGTGCGAATACTGTACATAACTTCAATTTACTTGTTCCAGTTTCTCAtgaactagaattttttttatattaactaaatttaaaaacctaGGATTCAGTAAGATTGTAGACATCAAAAGTTTGTATCTTTTAGATGAATTTTTGTATTGATCAATCAACGGGAAAATCtaataacaaaaacttataaaactaaaaactaagttgtgaaattgtaaataaactcTTTTGTATATAACTTTTCatagaatatttgtttaattctttatttattatgtagcCAAAATTTAATTGCTTGTGGAGTAAAACTTatgattttaaagctatttttaaagcaataaaatcatttatgtatGAGTGTGCTCACATCGCacaaattaagaatattaaaaagaatttcttcttAGGTTTGAATTACAAAAACGTTCACAGAGTTATTTTTTCCCCAAACATATTTTCACATTGTTAATATTACTATctgtatccaaaaaaaattacaatgaaattgtaaaccgtatatAGTAACAGTTACATAGATATAATTTCTtctgcttaaaaaacaaaaattttggtaataattagtgttttaacaaaatgatactgatatcaaaaaaggtaaaacattacatttttattatcaaaatctgttattaatttataattttgcttaaaaacaaaatacaagttaaataaaacttttactggccgatttcatttacatgtaatacctatcacatttacagaaacaatacaattcttatgattattcgctGTTTGATAAATGAAGTCGGGCCAGTAAgagtattatttacatatttttttttttaaacaaaattctaaataacaaatttttataatagaaatgagAGTGTCTTacatttttgatatcagtatcattttattaaaaacagttttatttatattacagaaatttttgtttttttgagcagaagaaattatATCGGTGAGActtatcgtacggtttacaatttgattgtatttttttttttttttttttatatcactgtgttttgttaattattctcttacttttttttttatgaattactgattgttattttatggatttattattaaaatttattgccttagaacaaacaaattgaatttcacggccaattttttttattcatatcattcacttcttactatatttttccttttttaataaaactagtataatgacctttatgAATCGAAATTCTGtgttgtaatattgcacttattactttgtaagtgtaaccctcgatttttatcattaaattcaattttatcagttgaatttatttctgttttatttattcctttttttttaaataaaattagtataatctcttgcaaactaatacctttatttttttttaaagaagt of the Lycorma delicatula isolate Av1 chromosome 10, ASM4794821v1, whole genome shotgun sequence genome contains:
- the LOC142331139 gene encoding zinc finger MYM-type protein 1-like isoform X1 produces the protein MKMEGNIKEEICYYSEEEVDDNMCSDELVKEDPLCVETNDINSYPDSCNLSIGFEQVFVKHEEVDLGTEVVDSVEEDSENLLSNDLLFISDESKKTLHPQEISSVTVRELQQLKFSQLSLHEKVIVKKRGRSTPDLLISQPGISNKKKYIRSFNSEWYQQKSWLCGCEVKNALFCFPCLLFGGDVTWTKDGFRNINKMKEKTEKHEKSKKHVDNVLSLSLLETVSIKEKLSEAYRLSISEHNVKVKKNREILSKVIDCIFYCGNFETPLHVHDEKDDSVNPWVFRGLVNFASKLDSDLKNHLEASEVFKGVSETIQNEILDCLLQIYHEEIRTEIRKASFVAIMADDTTDVSEHTQMVLVLRYVLNGEIFERFWGFFIPENQTADGISKCVLEQLDIILQGNEQKLIAQTFDGANVMKGKKAGVQAKIKAVYSNAHFIHCYAHQLNLIMRNAASIARNARIFFSNILAIPTFFSRSPQRVAILKKHMNLSIPHPSSTSWDFDIQTINRVHENLQPLKNCLTEIQSTSNADQTIAEATGILKYLNDDNFKFWLELFHQIMPHVEIIYNQMQSQKISVFKVNEYITNFQTAILELRNSKYCENPSKVLMAEAKEVCDWLCVDIMDRYSSTKHLAAAKLFNKKWFTSFKNKHPTEEIVLTAESYPMIDKEKLETELKVFYCRSDIHEYCTLFELLKFILENNLGDVLGEITKLINILLTVPMTTSETERCFSTLKRIRTFLKSNMNSERLNALSVLSMEKNFLSCHLEIKEKIIDLFAQIKTRRMDFIYK
- the LOC142331139 gene encoding zinc finger MYM-type protein 1-like isoform X2, which codes for MKMEGNIKEEICYYSEEEVDDNMCSDELVKEDPLCVETNDINSYPDSCNLSIGFEQVFVKHEEVKTLHPQEISSVTVRELQQLKFSQLSLHEKVIVKKRGRSTPDLLISQPGISNKKKYIRSFNSEWYQQKSWLCGCEVKNALFCFPCLLFGGDVTWTKDGFRNINKMKEKTEKHEKSKKHVDNVLSLSLLETVSIKEKLSEAYRLSISEHNVKVKKNREILSKVIDCIFYCGNFETPLHVHDEKDDSVNPWVFRGLVNFASKLDSDLKNHLEASEVFKGVSETIQNEILDCLLQIYHEEIRTEIRKASFVAIMADDTTDVSEHTQMVLVLRYVLNGEIFERFWGFFIPENQTADGISKCVLEQLDIILQGNEQKLIAQTFDGANVMKGKKAGVQAKIKAVYSNAHFIHCYAHQLNLIMRNAASIARNARIFFSNILAIPTFFSRSPQRVAILKKHMNLSIPHPSSTSWDFDIQTINRVHENLQPLKNCLTEIQSTSNADQTIAEATGILKYLNDDNFKFWLELFHQIMPHVEIIYNQMQSQKISVFKVNEYITNFQTAILELRNSKYCENPSKVLMAEAKEVCDWLCVDIMDRYSSTKHLAAAKLFNKKWFTSFKNKHPTEEIVLTAESYPMIDKEKLETELKVFYCRSDIHEYCTLFELLKFILENNLGDVLGEITKLINILLTVPMTTSETERCFSTLKRIRTFLKSNMNSERLNALSVLSMEKNFLSCHLEIKEKIIDLFAQIKTRRMDFIYK